In Glandiceps talaboti chromosome 4, keGlaTala1.1, whole genome shotgun sequence, a single window of DNA contains:
- the LOC144434233 gene encoding G-protein coupled receptor 54-like, translating into MSDWDDYSDYNYSDYYLDYDYKLGPESIIVPTLWGIFAFFGLVGNIFVIVVVFKFSHMRTVTNYYIVNLALTDVVVLLICVPSTSSVFALHTEWVLGDAMCRIVIWLQLASWQASCLTLTVISVDRYHAIVYPVKSIKYRTPRAAIAVNVSIWIYSYLVTTPVLYFYRVEIYPFDPDHSFCIEYYEPFAKIHINDIYATLYTIHSYAIPLIIVFVCYSLMVRRLWLTSGPTEDAVMSAQASKQKKKITRMVFVVVLLYMICHLPNQILNMLFRWNRAIFYDRENAETFKALRILSYSLLYFNSIINPIVYNVLGDNFRKSLKKAFFHHFRSTKVRDSNTMNTVNGNGTHTMNISHTNRVHPSSSQSRSDPVTYK; encoded by the exons atgagTGACTGGGACGACTACAGCGATTACAATTACTCCGATTACTATCTTGATTACGACTACAAGCTTGGACCTGAGTCGATTATTGTGCCAACTTTGTGGGGAATTTTCGCCTTCTTCGGTCTTGTTGGGAACATCTTCGTCATTGTGGTTGTGTTCAAGTTCAGTCATATGAGGACGGTCACTAATTATTACATCGTGAACTTGGCGTTGACCGACGTGGTCGTTCTCCTCATATGCGTTCCGTCGACGTCCAGTGTGTTTGCCTTGCATACCGAGTGGGTGCTTGGTGATGCTATGTGCCGGATTGTCATCTGGTTGCAGCTA GCGAGTTGGCAAGCATCATGTCTAACATTGACGGTGATAAGTGTGGACAGATATCACGCTATAGTATATCCTGTTAAGTCTATCAAGTACCGTACCCCCAGGGCAGCTATTGCAGTCAATGTATCAATTTGGATAT aTTCCTACCTCGTCACCACACCAGTTCTATACTTCTACCGCGTTGAAATCTATCCCTTCGACCCGGACCACTCCTTCTGTATTGAATACTACGAACCGTTCGCCAAAATCCATATCAACGATATATACGCAActctgtacacaatacattcctATGCAATCCCATTGATTATCGTCTTCGTGTGTTATTCACTTATGGTGAGAAGACTTTGGCTGACCTCAGGTCCTACAGAGGACGCCGTCATGTCAGCACAAGCGTCgaaacagaaaaagaaaatcACGCGGATggtgtttgttgttgtgttgcTTTACATGATCTGTCACCTCCCAAACCAAATACTAAACATGTTGTTTCGATGGAACCGTGCTATCTTTTATGATCGGGAAAACGCAGAGACATTCAAAGCTCTCAGGATTTTATCGTATTCGCTGTTGTATTTCAATTCTATCATCAACCCCATAGTTTATAACGTCCTGGGAGATAACTTTCGTAAGTCGCTCAAGAAGGCGTTCTTCCACCACTTCAGGAGTACAAAAGTACGTGACTCGAACACCATGAACACGGTAAATGGCAATGGTACACATACCATGAACATTTCACATACAAATAGAGTTCATCCGTCAAGTTCACAGTCAAGGTCAGACCCAGTCACATACAAATAG
- the LOC144434232 gene encoding G-protein coupled receptor 54-like, whose amino-acid sequence MTDLNLSTQNDSNYSFYDYDYDYKLGAESIIVPTLWGIFAFFGLVGNLFVIVVVVKFSHMRTVTNYYIVNLALTDVVVLLICVPSTSSVYALHTEWALGDAMCRIVIWTQLACWQASCLTLTVISVDRYHAIVHPVKSIKYRTPRAAIAVSASIWLYSYVMTTPALYFYRVEQYPFDPDHAFCVEYFTSSDSVNSNNIYATFYTLQSYMVPLFVVFACYSFMIKRLWKSKNLSEDAAMLAQASKQKRKITRMVFVVVLLYTICHLPNQLLNMLFRWNFNMFSENTDLFKYLRIISNSLLYFNSIINPVVYNLLGENFRKLLKKAFVLHLHRNKVHDLNAVNLLNPHTMDILHTNRVHPSNSHPQLGVRKSS is encoded by the exons ATGACGGACTTGAACTTGTCAACCCAAAATGACAGCAACTACTCGTTCTACGATTACGACTACGACTACAAACTTGGAGCTGAGTCGATTATTGTGCCAACTTTGTGGGGAATTTTCGCCTTCTTCGGTCTTGTTGGAAATCTCTTCGTCATTGTGGTTGTAGTGAAGTTCAGTCATATGAGGACGGTCACTAATTATTACATCGTGAACTTGGCGTTGACCGACGTGGTGGTTCTCCTCATATGCGTTCCGTCGACGTCCAGTGTGTATGCCTTGCATACCGAGTGGGCGCTTGGTGATGCTATGTGTAGGATTGTCATCTGGACACAGCTG GCATGTTGGCAAGCATCGTGTCTAACGTTGACGGTTATTAGCGTGGACAGATATCATGCTATAGTGCATCCCGTGAAATCTATCAAGTACCGTACCCCCAGGGCAGCTATTGCAGTCAGTGCATCAATTTGGCTAT ATTCCTACGTGATGACGACACCAGCGCTGTACTTCTACCGGGTTGAACAGTACCCCTTCGACCCAGACCACGCTTTCTGCGTGGAGTATTTCACGTCATCCGACAGCGTCAACAGCAACAACATCTACGCCACTTTCTACACATTGCAGTCCTACATGGTACCACTGTTTGTCGTTTTTGCCTGTTATTCCTTCATGATTAAACGACTTTGGAAATCAAAGAACCTGTCAGAGGATGCTGCTATGTTGGCTCAAGCATCGAAACAGAAACGGAAGATAACTCGAATggtatttgttgttgttctaCTGTATACGATCTGTCACCTTCCCAACCAATTACTCAATATGCTATTTCGTTGGAACTTTAATATGTTTTCGGAAAACACCgatttgttcaaatatttgcGGATTATTTCGAACTCCCTGCTTTATTTCAATTCCAtaataaacccagtagtttACAATCTCTTGGGAGAAAATTTTCGGAAATTATTAAAGAAGGCGTTTGTCTTACATTTGCATAGGAATAAGGTACATGACTTGAACGCCGTCAACCTCCTTAACCCCCATACCATGGACATTCTCCATACTAACAGAGTGCACCCGTCAAATTCCCATCCACAGCTTGGCGTTAGGAAATCAAGTTAA